One segment of Gordonia terrae DNA contains the following:
- a CDS encoding protease inhibitor I42 family protein has translation MIAGALVGCAGTTTGSGTPVGSSTRGLSVPSTVGEVHLDVGDTLAVEFGTVNYSVGDQWRVADDPDPEVLTPLLADGSGGEQEPAPPGSAIELTMRFVAVAPGSTSIAFEYSYRGGAGTPPDSGPRRRTVTVTVAGQS, from the coding sequence GTGATCGCCGGCGCTCTGGTGGGCTGCGCCGGCACCACAACCGGCAGTGGCACGCCCGTCGGGTCGTCGACCCGTGGCCTGTCGGTGCCCTCGACAGTCGGGGAGGTTCATCTGGACGTCGGCGACACGTTGGCCGTCGAGTTCGGCACCGTGAACTACAGCGTCGGCGATCAGTGGAGGGTGGCCGATGATCCTGATCCCGAGGTGCTCACACCGTTGCTCGCCGACGGGTCGGGCGGCGAACAGGAGCCGGCCCCGCCCGGGAGTGCAATCGAGCTGACCATGCGGTTCGTCGCAGTGGCGCCCGGCTCGACATCGATCGCTTTCGAGTATTCCTATCGGGGTGGAGCGGGCACCCCACCCGATTCCGGCCCGCGGCGCCGAACCGTGACGGTGACAGTGGCAGGGCAGTCCTAG
- a CDS encoding DUF5994 family protein produces the protein MKPLLGPPRVRFGLDPAAAINGAWYPYTLRLAEELPGMLAAARPQIGEVTGIDVNWSSFRRLPGLDSPDSPEMPPLMTLTCGGKTVMLLVIPPRTASSLAAILLRQASDTAAPGGQCHSLEYRRAERILVRAGGHGARAAR, from the coding sequence ATGAAGCCGCTGCTCGGCCCGCCCCGCGTCCGGTTCGGCCTCGATCCCGCCGCCGCGATCAACGGGGCCTGGTATCCGTACACCTTGCGTCTCGCCGAGGAACTGCCGGGGATGCTGGCGGCCGCTCGACCGCAAATCGGCGAGGTCACCGGAATCGACGTGAACTGGAGCAGCTTTCGCCGTCTTCCCGGTCTCGACTCACCGGACTCGCCGGAGATGCCGCCGCTGATGACCCTCACGTGCGGGGGTAAGACGGTGATGCTCTTGGTCATCCCACCCAGGACTGCGTCGTCGCTGGCGGCCATCCTGCTGCGCCAGGCGAGCGACACCGCCGCCCCCGGCGGTCAGTGCCATTCCCTGGAATACCGACGCGCCGAACGGATATTGGTGCGTGCGGGTGGCCATGGGGCTCGGGCCGCCCGCTGA